The following are encoded in a window of Sinomonas cyclohexanicum genomic DNA:
- a CDS encoding NUDIX hydrolase, which produces MPSAVGPHIAPAGHAYPSSLPTVEEVSAGGVVVDTSDLNLPVAIIARLNRGGRLEWCLPKGHPEGRESNERAAVREINEETGIMGEILAPLGSIDYWFTVTGHRVHKTVHHYLLRATGGHLTIENDPDHEAIDVAWVPISELARRLSFPNERRIADLAREVLPEHLLA; this is translated from the coding sequence CTGCCGTCGGCCGTCGGGCCGCACATCGCCCCGGCCGGTCATGCCTACCCCTCGTCGCTGCCCACCGTGGAGGAGGTCTCGGCCGGCGGCGTCGTCGTCGACACCTCGGATCTGAACCTGCCGGTGGCGATCATCGCGCGCCTCAACCGCGGGGGACGCCTCGAGTGGTGCCTGCCCAAGGGCCACCCGGAGGGCCGCGAATCGAACGAGCGCGCCGCCGTGCGGGAGATCAACGAGGAGACGGGCATCATGGGCGAGATCCTCGCCCCGCTCGGCAGCATCGACTACTGGTTCACGGTCACGGGCCATCGGGTCCACAAGACGGTGCACCATTACCTCCTGCGCGCCACGGGCGGGCACCTGACCATCGAGAACGACCCGGACCACGAGGCGATCGACGTCGCGTGGGTCCCCATCTCCGAGCTCGCCCGTCGCCTCTCCTTCCCGAACGAGCGCCGCATCGCGGACCTGGCCCGCGAGGTGCTGCCCGAGCACCTGCTCGCGTGA
- a CDS encoding CCA tRNA nucleotidyltransferase — MGADKTAVQEARFAVDPVVLELGRRFAGAGFELSLVGGPVRDLFLGRTSPDLDFTTDASPDETISVIKGWADAHWDIGREYGTIGLRKGGHQIEVTTYRAEAYDPDSRKPAVAFGTDLVADLERRDFSMNAMALRLPDLELVDPFGGLTDLHARLLRTPGAPELSFSDDPLRMMRAARFASQLGVGVAPEVKKAMTDMADRIEIISAERVRDELVKLVNGAAPRAGIDLLVETGLAERVIPEIPALRLEADEHHRHKDVYQHSLTVLEQAIGLETGPDGPVPGPDFVLRFAALMHDAGKPATRRFEPGGGVSFRHHDVVGAKIVKKRMKALRFDNDTIKAVARLVELHMRFYGYGDAGWTDSAVRRYVTDAGPLLERLHRLTRSDVTTRNQRKADRLSFAYDDLEQRIAELAEREELAAIRPDLDGAQIMDILGIRPGPLVGRAYQFLLNERMENGPLPHDTARERLLQWWAEQPEGSTPESGAVESEGH, encoded by the coding sequence ATGGGAGCAGACAAGACGGCAGTGCAGGAAGCGCGATTCGCGGTGGACCCCGTGGTCCTCGAACTCGGACGGCGGTTTGCCGGCGCGGGCTTCGAGCTCTCCCTCGTCGGCGGGCCGGTGCGCGACCTCTTCCTGGGCCGCACCTCGCCGGATCTGGACTTCACCACGGACGCGAGCCCCGACGAGACCATCTCGGTGATCAAGGGCTGGGCGGACGCACACTGGGACATCGGGCGGGAGTACGGCACGATCGGCCTGCGCAAGGGCGGCCACCAGATCGAGGTCACGACATACCGCGCCGAGGCGTACGACCCCGACTCCCGCAAGCCCGCGGTCGCGTTCGGCACGGATCTCGTGGCGGATCTCGAGCGCCGGGACTTCAGCATGAATGCCATGGCACTGCGCCTGCCCGATCTCGAACTCGTGGATCCATTCGGCGGCCTCACCGACCTCCATGCCCGCCTCCTGCGCACCCCGGGCGCCCCCGAGCTGTCCTTCTCGGACGACCCGCTGCGGATGATGCGGGCGGCGCGGTTCGCGTCCCAGCTCGGAGTCGGCGTGGCGCCGGAGGTCAAGAAGGCCATGACGGACATGGCCGATCGGATTGAGATCATCTCCGCCGAGCGCGTGCGGGACGAGCTCGTGAAGCTCGTCAACGGTGCGGCGCCGCGGGCAGGGATCGACCTGCTCGTCGAGACGGGCCTCGCCGAGCGGGTGATCCCCGAGATCCCCGCGCTCCGCCTCGAGGCGGACGAGCACCACCGCCACAAGGACGTCTACCAGCACTCGCTCACGGTCCTCGAGCAGGCCATCGGCCTCGAGACGGGCCCGGACGGGCCGGTGCCCGGCCCCGATTTCGTGCTGCGGTTCGCGGCGCTGATGCACGACGCCGGCAAGCCGGCAACGCGCCGGTTCGAACCTGGCGGCGGGGTCTCCTTTCGCCACCATGACGTGGTCGGCGCGAAGATCGTCAAGAAACGCATGAAGGCGCTGCGCTTCGACAACGACACGATCAAGGCGGTGGCGCGGCTCGTCGAGCTGCACATGCGGTTCTATGGGTACGGAGACGCGGGCTGGACCGACTCTGCCGTTCGCCGCTACGTGACGGATGCCGGGCCCCTCCTGGAAAGGCTGCACCGGCTCACGCGCTCGGACGTCACGACCCGCAACCAGCGCAAGGCGGACCGCCTCTCCTTCGCCTACGACGACCTCGAACAACGCATCGCCGAGCTCGCCGAGCGTGAGGAGCTGGCCGCGATCCGTCCAGACCTGGACGGCGCCCAGATCATGGACATCCTGGGCATCCGGCCGGGGCCGCTCGTGGGGCGGGCCTACCAGTTCCTGCTCAATGAGCGGATGGAGAACGGCCCGCTGCCCCACGACACGGCGCGCGAGCGACTGCTTCAATGGTGGGCGGAGCAGCCGGAGGGCAGCACGCCCGAGAGCGGCGCCGTCGAGAGCGAGGGGCACTAG